The Haloarcula rubripromontorii region CAGCGGGCAGCGACAGTCCCTGAGACGGACTTTCCGGAGCCGTACAACCGCTCTATCGGCGGTGGCGGTGCCACAGCGATTCCGGCCGGTGAGGCCGAAGGCGAACTCGGCGAAGGTGAAGAGGCCGAGGAAGAAGACGACGGCTTCGATCCCGACGATATCGCCGACGATGAGGTCGAGTACTACGAAATCGAATTCGCCAAGGAAGGCGAGACAATCGAGGTCGCCAACAACGAGACGATTCTCGATGCCGGCGAAGAAGAAGGCTGGGACCTTCCCTACGCCTGCCGCGAGGGCCAGTGTATCTCCTGTGCCGGCCACATCGAGGACGGCCCGGCCGAGGACTACATCCGCCACAGCAACAACGACTCGCTGATGGACGACGACATGGAAGAGGGGTACTGTCTGACCTGTGTCGCGTACCCGACCAGCGAGTTCACTATCGAGACCGGCGAATCGCCCTGACGGGTTCACAATCGTTAAGACGGACAGTCTGATAGCGTTTCTTGTGGGCGGCTAGTTCAGCGGACAGAACGCCTGGTTCCGGACCAGATGGTCGGGGGTTCAAATCCCTCGCCGCCCGTACAGCGAACCCGAGTTTTACGAGCGGTGAGCGAACCGACAGCGAGGATTTGAATCAGGGGGTGTAGCGGCGCGGAACGACCGTGGTTCAAATCCCTCGCCACCAGTGATTCTGACGACGAACGGACGTGAGGAGTCGAATCTCGAACCGAAGAGTGGTTTGAACACGGGAACCCAGCACCCGTACTCTGTTTCTTACGGCCCCCGGTGACTGTCGCGGCGCGGGAATCGCCGCAACGTCCTTGAGGTTCCGACACAAGGTACGAACACATGCGTGTGCTCGTCGTGGGTGCGACCGGATTCATCGGACAGCGACTGGTTCGTGCCCTGAACGACGCAGGCCACGACGTGGTGGCGTTCTCCCGGAGCGCGAGCGAGGAATCGTTTCCCGACGGGGTCGAGCCGTTCGAGGGCGACCTCGGCGACCCGGAGTCCCTCGATGGGCTCTGCGATGATATCGACGTTGCGTACTACCTCATCCACTCGCTCACTTCCGAGAACTTCGCCGAGTTGGACCGTCGCTACGCCCGTCGGTTCGCCGACGCGGCGTCGGCTGTGGGCGTCGACAGGGTTGTCTATCTCAGCGGTATCAGCGGTGACGAGGCGAACCTCTCGCCTCATCTGGCGTCGCGGCGCGAAGTCGAGTCGGTGCTGGCGGAGGGGTCGTTCGACCTGACGGTACTCCGGGCGGCGGTTATCATCGGCCCGGAGAGCGCGAGCTTCCGGATTGTCAACGACTTGACCGACCGCCTGCCGCTGATGCTCGTCCCCAAGTGGGTCAGAACACCGTGTCAGCCCATTGGTGTCGACGACGCGATTAGCTACCTCGTGGCGTTGCTTGATGCCGACGAGACCCGTGGCGAGACCTACGACATCGGCGGGCCATCAGTGTGGTCCTACGAGTCACTGCTGAAACTCACCGCGGCAGAGAAGGGCAAGCGACTGTTTATTATCCCCGTGCCGGTGATGACGCCGGGTCTGTCTTCACACTGGCTTCGATTCACGACAGACGTACAGTACGCCATCGCCCGGCCGCTGGCCGAGAGTATGCGGAACCCGGTCACGGTCGACCCGGCGATGGACCTGCAGGATGTTGTGCCGATCGACCAGACGCCGATCAAGGATGCCGTCCGGAAGGCGCTCGCTGCGGCGTGACGATACCTCGACGTGTCCCTGCGGAACTCCTTTGAATCTGTCTGCTGCATACTCTCCCATGCCCGAATCGGTCGCCGTCACCGGCGGTAACGGCCGCGTCGGCACGCATGTTCTCGAATATCTGGATGCAGCGGGATACCGGACGGTCAATCTCTCCCGTGGTCGGCGCGACGAGACGCACTCGGACGCATACATCGAGACTGACCTGCTTGAGGTGGGCGACGTGTACGGAGCGCTCGCAAAGAGCGATGCCGACGCGGTCGTCCACCTCGGAATGATTGCCACGCCCGACCATACGCCGGGACACCGGACCTACGAGAGTAACGTCATGTCCAGCTATCATGTACTGGAGGCCGCTGGCGAACTGGGCGTTGATACGGTCGCTCTGGCGTCGAGTTTCAGCGCTATCGGCGGCGGGTTTGAACCGGACGCCATCACGCTCGACTACCTCCCGATTGACGAGGACCACCGGCTCACACCATCGAACCCGTACGCAATGGGGAAACAGACACTGGAGGTCGCCGCCGACGGGTTCGCCCGCCGGAGCGCGAACGCACCGCAGACCATTACCTCGCTCCGGTTCCCGTGGGTGGTCGATGACGACCTCGCCCGCGAAACGTTCGTCGAAGCCGACCGTACTCTCGCCGGGCTCCGGGACTCGGAGCATTTCCATACCCAGCGGAACACGCTCTGTGGGTATGTCCACGCTACCGACGCCTGCACGCTCGTCGAGGCAGCCATCGAGGCGTCGTTCGACGGCCACGAGCGGTTCTGGGTGTCAGCCCCGGACACGAGCGCCGAGACACCGAGCGCCGAACTCGCGGCGGAACTGTACCCCGAGGCCGACTACCGAGGACAGACGGGTGCGGGCAGCGACCCATATGCAGCACTCATCGACACGTCGAAAGCCCAGCAGCTACTCGACTGGGAACCGACCTGGCGTTGGCGACAACTGGCGTGAAGCTGGCGGTGGCTCGTGCATCGAGCCGGACACTGCCATTACCACGCCGCATGTAGCGGCCGTTTCATCCGGAACACGTCACTAAAACGTAATGTGTCTGTAAATAACAGGCATGAGCGACGCAGAGCAGCCAGCCGAGACCGGAACACACGAGCATCACAACCACGACCACGAGGGACCGGGGTATGCCACTCCGCAGGCCGCCATCGAGGAAGCAGAACCCGAACAGACAGCGTACGTGATGGGCCTGCACGTCGGTCAGGACGTCGACGCGCCGGACTTTCTGGCCGTCGTCGATGTCGACCCCGACTCAGACACCTACAGCGAAATAATAAACCGGGTCAAGATGCCGAACAAGGGCGATGAACTCCACCATTTCGGGTGGAACGCCTGCTCCTCCTCGTGTCACATGGAGGGGCTGGAGCGCCGGCATCTCGTCATTCCCGGCCAGCGGTCCTCGCGCATCCATATCGTCGACACCAAGGAGCGACGCGACCCCGAACTGACGAAAGTCATCGAACCGGAGACGGTGTACGACCACGACCTCTCCGCGCCCCACACCGTCCACTGCATCCCCGACGGTGAGATCCTTATCTCCATGCTGGGCGACGCCGACGGCGATCTTCCCGGCGGTTTTCTGGAACTGAACGACGACTTCGAGGTGCAGGGCCGGTGGGACCCGCCCGGTGAGATCGAGATGAACTACGACTACTGGTACCAGCCCCGCCAGAACGTGATGCTGTCGACGGAGTGGGCGGCCCCGAAAACCTACTACCCCGGTTTCGATCTAGACGATGTCGAGGACGGCAAATACGGCCAGCGGCTCAACTTCTGGGACTGGGAGGCCGGGACCGTCGAGCAAACTATCGACCTCGGCGAGGACGGCCTGATTCCGCTTGAGGCCCGCTTCCTGCACACACCCGAGAGCACGCACGGCTACGTCGGCGCGGCGCTATCCTCGAACATCATCCATTTCCACGAATCGGACGGTGAGTATCACGCCGAACCGGTCATCGAGTTCGACGACCGTGAACACGAGGGGTGGGACATGCCGGTGCCAGCACTGGTGACGGACATCCTGATCTCGATGGACGACCGCTACCTCTTCGGGTCGAACTGGCTCCACGGCGAGGTGTGGATGTACGACATCTCGGACCCGTCGAACCCCCGAAAGGCAGATTCCATCTCTATCGGCGGCTACTTCGGCGACATTCAGCAGGTACAGGGCCGTGACATCGTCGCGGGTCCGCAGATGCTGCAGCTCTCGCTCGACGGCGAGCGGCTGTACTGGACGACCTCGCTGTTTTCGTCGTGGGACAACCAGTTCTTCCCCGAGGAGGCCGAGCAGGGGTCGGTGATGCTCAAGGCCGACGTAGACCCGCGAAAGGGGACGATGTCGCTGGACCGGGAGTTCCTTGTGGACTTCGGCGACCTGCCCGAAGGCCCCGCTCGCGCCCACGAGATTCGGTGGCCCGACGGAGACTGTACCAGCGACGTGTGGCAATGAGGGCAACGCGACCGAACGGCCGATGACCGAGGTCCTGCTGGACTGGCGGGACAGCGACCGGACGGAGACGGTTTCGGTGCCGGACGGCGAGACGATACTCGATGCCGCGGCGGCCGCGGATATCGGGCTGCCGTTCGGCTGTCGGACTGGTGCGTGCGGGACCTGTACCGCTCGGCTGCTGTCCGGCGACGTGGTGCATCACCGCCCGCCGCGGGCACTCAAGGACCGACATCTTGCGGACGGCTACGTCCTGCTCTGTATCGCCGAGCCGAGGACTGACGCGCATCTCGCCGTCGGTGCGACGGTGCAGGCCGAACTGGTTCCGAACCCCTGGAAGTGACGGGGTGTCGGTTAGGTCCGGTGGTGGCCTGACAGCGCCTGCTGGAGTACCTGTCCCAAGAACCCGATTGCCGGGACGACAAACACTGTCGCGTGGACCCACGCGTCGTAGGTGATATCGCTTGGCTTGGTCACGAGAAAGAGGCCGTAGAGGACGAGCATCACGATAACCCACAGGACGGTGATGACCAGAAACGGGACGGCGTCCCGGACTGGGTCGACGACAGCGTCACGCAGTATGTCGGACATGCGTGGGTTGTCAAGCTGAAGCGCTAAAAGCGTACCCGCTACCGGCCGAACTCCGTTACCAGTTCGATGCCGTCGGTCCCGTAGTCGGTCATCGCGGCCAGCCGCTCCGAAACTGCCTCCAGCGCCACCCGGCGGGTGACGAGCGTTCCGGGGTCAAGCGTCCCGTCGGCGACCAGACGGAGAAGTTCGTCGTACCGCGACGGCGGCATCCCGCGTGAGCCGAGCACGTCGATATCCCAGCGGGTAATCCAGTCGGTCGGCAGCGCAACCTCGCCGCGTTCAGCATCGGTCGTCAGCCCGACCTGAACGTGCGTTCCCCGTGGTCGGAGGCATCGAACGCTGTTCCGGCAGGTCTCAGCCCGGCCCAGCGCGTCGACGGACACCTCTGTGCCGCCGTCGGTTTCAGCCTCGATAGCTGCTGGCACGTCCTCGACAGCGCTTGCGTCAACAACGGTGTTCGCACCCGCCTCGCGGGCCATCGCCAGCGCCTCGTCCCGGATGTCGACGGCGATGACGCTCGCACCCAGCGCCGACGCGATCTGGACGGCCGCCAGCCCGAGGCCGCCACAGCCATGCACCGCGACGCGGTCGCCGGCAGCGATATCGGCCCGATGTGCCAGCGCGTGGAAGGCCGTGACGTACCGACAGCCCAGCGCTGCCGCGGCGTCGAACCCCACACCGTCGGGCAGTGTCACGAGGTTGTAGTCGGCCTGCGGGACGGCGACCCGCTCGGCGAACGCGCCCGGAACGTCGGACTCGAAGCCCAGCGCCCACCCGCTCGTACAGACGTTGCCGTGACCGTTTCGGCAGTAGCTACAGGTCCCGTCGCCGAGGTTGAACGGGACGACGACGCGGTCGCCGGACGACACTGTCGTCACCCGGTCGCCCGTTTCGACGACGCGGCCCGCCGGCTCGTGGCCCAGTACCTGTCCTATCGGCACGTCGTCGTCGGCCCAGTCGCCGTGGCCCTGCCAGGCGTGCCAGTCGCTCCGACAGATCCCACACGCCTCGACCGCGACGACGGCCCCGTCCGGGTCCGCCATCGGGGGGTCCCGGTCCTGGACCGCAAGCGGTTCGCCGTACGCCTCAAGCACTGCGGCGCGCATAGGCCTGCTTCGCGCGCTCCGGACAAAGTATTGGAGGGCGATGCTACTGGGAGCGTTATTTTATACGCCGGACCAGTTATCTCGGATATGACCCTCCTCCCGGTTGCCGTCGCCCTGTTTGTGTCGCCAGTCGCAGTCGCGCTGGTGTACGCCGACGCCAGGCGGCGCGACCTGTCTCAGCGGTACTGTACCGTCGCCGCCTCCACCGTCGGTGTCGCCAGTTTCGGCGGGTTTCTCGCCGCAAGTGTCCTCGGTAGCGAGCTCCTTGCGGCGTACTATCGACTCTTGAACCAGCCGGCTATAGCCGTCACGCCGCTTGACCTCCTTTTTTCGCTGCTCATGGTTGGACTCGCCAGCACTACGCTGGCAGTCATAGGGTATGGGTTGGCCAGTCGGTACGGCCCGCTCGCGCCGTCGTGACCGCGGCCGATTACCCCCAATTTCAAAGCCGGCACGGCCCCACCGAGACGTATGGACGACACTGACTGGATCGGCCAGACGTTCACCAGCACGGTCGGGTGGGACCACCTGGAGGCGCTGGTCGACATCGGGAACCGGATGGCAGGCAGCGACGGCGAACGGAGGGCTGCCGAAGCGACCCGAGACACGCTGGCGGCGTACGCCCGCGACGCTCGGCTCTCCGAGTTCGGGATTCAGGGCTGGAAACGCGGCGATAGCGCCGTCCACGCCGATGGGTCACCGGTCGCGACACAGGCCCACGAATGCATCGCCCTCCCGCGGTCGCCGTCCAGCGAAGTGACCGGCGAACTGGTCGACATCGGTCACGGCCTCCCGGAAGATTTCGAGGACGCTGACTGTGAGGGCCAGATAGTGCTGGCCCGCTCTGACGTGCCCGACTGGTACGACCGGTATATCCACCGGCGGGAGAAGTACTACCGCGCCGTCGAGGCCGGCGCAGTCGGATTCATCTACTGTAACCACGTCGAAGGCGTCCTGCCACCGACCGGGAGCGTCGGCACGGCTGAGGCACCCATCGGCGAGATTCCGGCAGTCGGCGTCGCCAGCGAGACGGGCGCGCGACTGGCCCGCCGCTACGCCGGTGATGATGTCACCCTCAGCGTCAACTGCGAGACGCCCGCTGCGACGAGCCAGAACGTCCACGCCGAACTCGGACCGGACACGGACGAACGACTGCTGGTGACCAGCCACGTCGACGCCCACGACATCGCAGAGGGGGCGATGGACAACGGGGCCGGGACGGCGATGGTCGTCGAGGTGGCCCGCGCCTTGGCCGGCCGCGAGGATGCACTGGCGACCCGCGTGGAGTTCGTCGCTTTCGGTGCCGAGGAGGTCGGTCTGGTCGGCTCGAACCGGCTGGCCGCCGAAACCGCTCTTGACGGCGTAACGGCCGTGCTCAACTTCGATGGTGTCGTTCAGGGACGCACGCTGAAGTGTTACACCCACGGCTTCGATGCGCTTTCGGCCGCTGCCGAGGACGTGGCCACCCGTCTCGACCACCCCATCTCGCTGACGCCGGAGCAGGGTCCCCACAGCGACCACTGGCCGTTCGTGCAGCGGGGCGTCCCTGGCTATCACGTGACCAGCGAAACCCCCGGCGAAGGGCGTGGCTGGGGGCACACCCATGCCGATACGCTGGACAAACTGGAACCCCGGACGTTCCGCGAGCAGGCCATCCTCCTGACCGAACTCGCCGTGACGCTTGCTGACGACTCAGTGCAGCCTGTTCACAAAGACCCGGCGGAGATCGCCGACGCGCTCGAAGCACAGAACCTCGCCGAAGGGATGCGAAGTACCGGTGACTGGCCCTTCGACGACTGACGCGACGCCTCTCCTGTCACCGCCACGTTTGACTCTCGCGACCTGCAATAAAGAATTACCAGAACTCTAGCAGTTTCGCTCCCTCCTGCGTTCCGGCGTTCTGGTCGCTGAAGACGGACTATAATGATTTACTCAGTATAGAAGTAACATATTCCGTAGGTTATTTACCATATGGGTACATGGAAACCGATGGCAGGTTGAGTGGTCTACGTACTGTAGCCCGTATGTGAACGCCATTGCCGGCGTTCACTGCCAAGCTCCCATGCTCTATCGGCCTCGCGGAGTCCGAGGCCGAGTCGACGTGAGTAACCATACCTGCCGTCGTCAGTCAACACCAACACCAATACCTGACACAACGGCCGTCCACGTGCCAAGACGGCCGCTGTGTCCACTTTCGGACGATACTACTCCAAACACCGACTGGTAACGTAGACTGTACAACACAGCACGTAGCGACAGGCCCGCTCTATGAGTCGTACGCCTGCTCTACGTCAGCCTTCGCTGACGGAATGACCTGCTGTTCAGCGTGGCGCATCGACCGCAACGCCTCGTCGGTGAATTCGACGTTGAGCGTGGGCAGGGCCCGTGCGAGACCGCCCAGCACCTCGCCGGGGTCGATGGTGAGTTCGAAGGCGAAGGCGTTCTGGTCCTCCCGCAGCGGAACGGAAAACTCGAAGTGCGTCTGAACGATATCTGTCGCCGTCTCCTGGTCGTATGTGTCAGTGACAGCCGTCCAGAAGTCGTCGCTGTCGGCGGCGACCAGCGGCGCGAGGTCGTCTCCAAACGACTGCTGTCGGGCCAGCAGTCGCTCCCGAATCTGGTCTCGTCGGTCGCCACGGACGGTGTCACGGAGCGCGTTCCAGTAGATATCGCGGGCCAGTACGTCGTCAGCATAGGCGTCGAACGCCGAATCAGCGGCAGCGTAATCCAGCACCGGCTCCAGCTGGTCGAGTATCTGCTGCTGGTAGGACTGGAGTTTCGGCCGGATAACGTGGCGTTCTAGCGGACGGCTGTTGTTCAGCAGTTTGCTCGCAACGCGGCCGCCGCTCCCGTTTGACCCGCGTAGCACGGCTGCAACATCGAACGCCGCGTACGTCTCGTCGACGAACTGCGAGAGGTAACGTTCGAACTCCCGTTCGACGGCACGTCGTGTCACACCCAACCCTGTGGGCTACAGTGACCTATCCCTTACGCCGGTTCCCCCGCAGTGATAGTCGCCCACGACGCGGGCCGGCGCTCACTGCCGTCCGACCAACATGACCGTTATCACTGTGTATGCCTAACAGCGTTTGTGTCCAGTGACCTGCCCAGCGACGTACACGCGGTGCTGACACAACTCGCTGAAGAGGGTGAAACGGCGATTACTGCAGCGGAGTTCGATACGGCTCGACAGACAGTTGCGACGGCCGAGACGGTCAGCCGGAACAAACTCCCGGAGTGTGAGTTACGCTCGCAGTTGCTCCACGGCTGCGAGCAAGTGTCCGCCGCGCTTGATACCAACGAGCACGACGCTGCTGCCGAGTATCTCCGAGCGATGAACCGACGACTTGCGGCCGTCGACGACGACTCACTCTCGGAGTGACCGTGATTCCACTAATACACGGAGTGCCCTTCGGAGGTCGCTGAGCGCCGCTCACGAATAAACGTGGTCCGGTTCGCCGCTGTCCGTTCGTTTTCAATGGGTGTCTCTCACTGCGACCCTACTGTCGGACAGTGATGACTCGCCCCTCGCTCGTCTCAGTTCTGTGTTACCGAGGCGCTGGCTAGCCAGCTCCCGTGAGAGTTAAGCCACCGACCGATAATACCGTGGTATGTCTCAGAGACTATCGAAGGCCGATGACACACTCGCCGACGCTGGCGAACGGGAACTCGTCGTCGGCGGTGACCGGCCGCTCCGTATCTCTGCGGGCCATCGATTGCTACATCACGACGGGAAATGCTCGCGCCCGCACGGACACAACTACGAGATAACTGTCCGTGTCACCGGTGAACTCACCGACGAAGGATGGGTCGTCGACAAGGGTGAAATCACGGACGTGGTCGACGAGTGGGACCACCGGTTCCTGCTCGAGGCCGGCGACCCGCTGGTCGAGGCCTTCGACGCCAGTGGCGACGGCGACGCCGTGGTGGTCCTCGACCACCCCCCGACGGCCGAAGTCATGGCCGCGATACTGGAACAGCGCCTCGCCGACCGCCTCCCGGAGACGGTGTCGGATGTGGCCGTCTCCGTTCGGGAGACCAGCGAACTCTGTGTCCGCTGATGCCGGTCGCGAACGACGCGCCCGCGGGCGACATCGAGCGGACCGACGGCGACGCGGAGACCGGCGACCTGCCTATC contains the following coding sequences:
- a CDS encoding M28 family peptidase, which encodes MDDTDWIGQTFTSTVGWDHLEALVDIGNRMAGSDGERRAAEATRDTLAAYARDARLSEFGIQGWKRGDSAVHADGSPVATQAHECIALPRSPSSEVTGELVDIGHGLPEDFEDADCEGQIVLARSDVPDWYDRYIHRREKYYRAVEAGAVGFIYCNHVEGVLPPTGSVGTAEAPIGEIPAVGVASETGARLARRYAGDDVTLSVNCETPAATSQNVHAELGPDTDERLLVTSHVDAHDIAEGAMDNGAGTAMVVEVARALAGREDALATRVEFVAFGAEEVGLVGSNRLAAETALDGVTAVLNFDGVVQGRTLKCYTHGFDALSAAAEDVATRLDHPISLTPEQGPHSDHWPFVQRGVPGYHVTSETPGEGRGWGHTHADTLDKLEPRTFREQAILLTELAVTLADDSVQPVHKDPAEIADALEAQNLAEGMRSTGDWPFDD
- a CDS encoding NAD(P)H-binding protein, which produces MRVLVVGATGFIGQRLVRALNDAGHDVVAFSRSASEESFPDGVEPFEGDLGDPESLDGLCDDIDVAYYLIHSLTSENFAELDRRYARRFADAASAVGVDRVVYLSGISGDEANLSPHLASRREVESVLAEGSFDLTVLRAAVIIGPESASFRIVNDLTDRLPLMLVPKWVRTPCQPIGVDDAISYLVALLDADETRGETYDIGGPSVWSYESLLKLTAAEKGKRLFIIPVPVMTPGLSSHWLRFTTDVQYAIARPLAESMRNPVTVDPAMDLQDVVPIDQTPIKDAVRKALAAA
- a CDS encoding 2Fe-2S iron-sulfur cluster-binding protein, producing MTEVLLDWRDSDRTETVSVPDGETILDAAAAADIGLPFGCRTGACGTCTARLLSGDVVHHRPPRALKDRHLADGYVLLCIAEPRTDAHLAVGATVQAELVPNPWK
- a CDS encoding zinc-dependent alcohol dehydrogenase family protein, producing MRAAVLEAYGEPLAVQDRDPPMADPDGAVVAVEACGICRSDWHAWQGHGDWADDDVPIGQVLGHEPAGRVVETGDRVTTVSSGDRVVVPFNLGDGTCSYCRNGHGNVCTSGWALGFESDVPGAFAERVAVPQADYNLVTLPDGVGFDAAAALGCRYVTAFHALAHRADIAAGDRVAVHGCGGLGLAAVQIASALGASVIAVDIRDEALAMAREAGANTVVDASAVEDVPAAIEAETDGGTEVSVDALGRAETCRNSVRCLRPRGTHVQVGLTTDAERGEVALPTDWITRWDIDVLGSRGMPPSRYDELLRLVADGTLDPGTLVTRRVALEAVSERLAAMTDYGTDGIELVTEFGR
- a CDS encoding NAD-dependent epimerase/dehydratase family protein, yielding MPESVAVTGGNGRVGTHVLEYLDAAGYRTVNLSRGRRDETHSDAYIETDLLEVGDVYGALAKSDADAVVHLGMIATPDHTPGHRTYESNVMSSYHVLEAAGELGVDTVALASSFSAIGGGFEPDAITLDYLPIDEDHRLTPSNPYAMGKQTLEVAADGFARRSANAPQTITSLRFPWVVDDDLARETFVEADRTLAGLRDSEHFHTQRNTLCGYVHATDACTLVEAAIEASFDGHERFWVSAPDTSAETPSAELAAELYPEADYRGQTGAGSDPYAALIDTSKAQQLLDWEPTWRWRQLA
- a CDS encoding selenium-binding family protein → MSDAEQPAETGTHEHHNHDHEGPGYATPQAAIEEAEPEQTAYVMGLHVGQDVDAPDFLAVVDVDPDSDTYSEIINRVKMPNKGDELHHFGWNACSSSCHMEGLERRHLVIPGQRSSRIHIVDTKERRDPELTKVIEPETVYDHDLSAPHTVHCIPDGEILISMLGDADGDLPGGFLELNDDFEVQGRWDPPGEIEMNYDYWYQPRQNVMLSTEWAAPKTYYPGFDLDDVEDGKYGQRLNFWDWEAGTVEQTIDLGEDGLIPLEARFLHTPESTHGYVGAALSSNIIHFHESDGEYHAEPVIEFDDREHEGWDMPVPALVTDILISMDDRYLFGSNWLHGEVWMYDISDPSNPRKADSISIGGYFGDIQQVQGRDIVAGPQMLQLSLDGERLYWTTSLFSSWDNQFFPEEAEQGSVMLKADVDPRKGTMSLDREFLVDFGDLPEGPARAHEIRWPDGDCTSDVWQ
- a CDS encoding 6-pyruvoyl trahydropterin synthase family protein, whose amino-acid sequence is MSQRLSKADDTLADAGERELVVGGDRPLRISAGHRLLHHDGKCSRPHGHNYEITVRVTGELTDEGWVVDKGEITDVVDEWDHRFLLEAGDPLVEAFDASGDGDAVVVLDHPPTAEVMAAILEQRLADRLPETVSDVAVSVRETSELCVR
- a CDS encoding 2Fe-2S iron-sulfur cluster-binding protein yields the protein MVELVGLAAGATLTLLVVALHYAKGTGWEAPEDISQEVLEQRAATVPETDFPEPYNRSIGGGGATAIPAGEAEGELGEGEEAEEEDDGFDPDDIADDEVEYYEIEFAKEGETIEVANNETILDAGEEEGWDLPYACREGQCISCAGHIEDGPAEDYIRHSNNDSLMDDDMEEGYCLTCVAYPTSEFTIETGESP